In a genomic window of Bombina bombina isolate aBomBom1 chromosome 8, aBomBom1.pri, whole genome shotgun sequence:
- the LOC128638143 gene encoding protein BTG3-like, whose protein sequence is MRCEIEAAVTFLVKVLALKKNLKPSQLAVLGENMIIQLNHKYTGHWYPDKPLRGQAYRCIRINPWQYVDDALLQACVRSNIEYSKLGLPEEMTLWIDPYEVSGRFGEHTDYFTIATFKREVIVPEQMKSCREPTSDYSSEGLSSESVSENSSDEESPTEKPNFSKDQNNLSNYDSGAPQTPEISSTLFPVSGSVDDLKVRWQ, encoded by the exons ATGCGTTGTGAAATAGAAGCTGCTGTGACCTTCCTTGTAAAGGTTCTTGCTTTGAAGAAGAATCTGAAGCCCAGCCAGCTAGCTGTTTTAGGAGAGAATATGATCATCCAATTGAATCACAAATATACGGGACATTGGTACCCAGATAAGCCTCTCAGAGGCCAAGCATACAG GTGTATCCGTATCAATCCCTGGCAGTATGTAGACGATGCCTTGCTGCAGGCTTGTGTACGAAGTAATATAGAATACTCAAAACTTGGCCTTCCAGAAGAGATGACTCTTTGGATTGATCCGTATGAGGTCTCTGGCAG gtttgGTGAGCACACAGATTACTTCACAATAGCTACATTCAAAAGGGAGGTAATAGTCCCAGAACAAATGAAAAGTTGTAGAGAACCAACTTCTGATTACTCTTCAGAGGGACTTTCTTCTGAATCTGTTTCCGAGAACTCTTCGGATGAGGAGAGCCCTACAGAGAAACCTAACTTCTCCAAAGATCAGAATAATCTCTCAAACTATGACTCTGGCGCTCCACAGACACCGGAGATCTCAAGCACGCTATTTCCAGTTAGTGGGTCAGTTGATGATTTGAAGGTGAGGTGGCAGTAG